From Elaeis guineensis isolate ETL-2024a chromosome 16, EG11, whole genome shotgun sequence, a single genomic window includes:
- the LOC105059359 gene encoding LOW QUALITY PROTEIN: uncharacterized protein (The sequence of the model RefSeq protein was modified relative to this genomic sequence to represent the inferred CDS: deleted 2 bases in 1 codon): protein MSSNTFKYSIKAYPSSLLFRQNSKKSRARLSHTARMRRLRRRRESRKEEDQEERRKMEAKMELVNLKLYLENRCIMEENERLRKKALLLRQENQALLSHLLVTNFASPTTTTTLHS, encoded by the exons ATGTCCTCCAACACCTTCAAGTACTCCATCAAAGCATATCCTTCTTCCCTCCTCTTCAGACAAAACTCAAAGAAGTCTAGAGCTCGCCTCTCGCATACCGCAAGGATGAGGAG GTTGCGCAGGAGAAGAGAAAGTAGGAAGGAAGAGGATCAGGAAGAGCGACGCAAGATGGAAGCAAAGATGGAGTTGGTGAACCTAAAGCTTTACTTGGAGAACCGATGCATCATGGAGGAGAACGAGAGGTTGAGGAAGAAAGCTCTCCTCCTCCGCCAAGAGAACCAGGCTTTGCTCTCCCACCTCCTCGTCACCAACTTCGCCAGCCCCACCACC ACCACAACCCTTCACAGCTAA